One region of Juglans microcarpa x Juglans regia isolate MS1-56 chromosome 7S, Jm3101_v1.0, whole genome shotgun sequence genomic DNA includes:
- the LOC121240902 gene encoding S-protein homolog 5-like produces the protein MILMSILLIMIKYMRSSSKVVLLLMLQLVFFVTTFDMVAGRNQAHVRISNELDVGLDLKIHCKSEDNDLGEHLLHYKNSYYEFSFRPNLFGGTLFYCSFEWNADDCPTHHGFNIYEYSRDNLRCSECYWKVHLNGSCMLNYDVNLYDLCYPWKD, from the coding sequence ATGATCTTGATGAGCATTCTACTGATCATGATCAAGTACATGAGATCATCATCAAAAGTAGTTCTGCTTCTGATGCTGCAGCTTGTGTTCTTCGTAACTACATTTGATATGGTTGCAGGACGTAACCAAGCGCATGTGAGAATCTCTAATGAATTAGATGTGGGTCTTGATCTTAAAATTCATTGCAAATCTGAGGATAACGATCTTGGCGAGCATCTACTACACTACAAAAATAGCTACTATGAATTCAGCTTTAGGCCTAACCTGTTTGGGGGAACACTGTTCTATTGCAGTTTTGAGTGGAATGCCGATGACTGTCCTACACACCATGGGTTCAACATCTACGAGTATAGTAGAGACAATCTTCGTTGCAGTGAATGTTATTGGAAAGTTCATCTAAATGGTTCATGTATGCTAAACTATGATGTTAATCTGTATGATCTTTGCTATCCCTGGAAAGATTGA
- the LOC121241291 gene encoding uncharacterized protein LOC121241291, protein MASSVIEIGGEHLVNGLRGLSIQDQDPQIKAEIEEKGCENHGGICAICLDKIVLQETALVKGCEHAYCVTCILRWATYSQKPACPQCKHPFEFLNVHRSLDGSVNDYMFEESVCLLLRATWFKPLIVEEREDVYDDPEDYYPYEEEEDDEEDELDEVYFSGSSHLRIGNRRWGDNGFVRAGRQEARPVYRPSFQDTGASTSSREPKKEAAAKSTTGRRAKRALKREAADKAAAAKHQQRLVRLGRT, encoded by the exons ATGGCTTCTTCGGTTATCGAGATCGGCGGTGAGCACTTAGTCAACGGTCTTCGCGGCCTTTCTATCCAAGATCAGGACCCTCAG ATTAAAGCAGAGATTGAGGAAAAGGGGTGTGAAAATCATGGTGGGATCTGCGCGATATGTTTGGATAAAATAGTGCTTCAGGAGACGGCTCTTGTAAAAGGTTGCGAGCATGCCTACTG cGTGACTTGCATCCTCCGATGGGCCACATATAGTCAGAAACCAGCATGCCCTCAGTGTAAACATCCATTTGAGTTCCTCAATGTCCACCGTTCTCTTGATGGCAG TGTCAATGATTACATGTTTGAGGAGAGTGTCTGCCTACTCCTTAGAGCTACTTGGTTTAAGCCTTTGATTGTGGAGGAACGGGAAGATGTTTATGATGATCCTGAAGATTACTATCCatatgaggaggaggaggatgacgAGGAAGATGAGCTAGATGAAGTTTACTTCAGTGGTTCATCACATCTTCGTATTGGTAATAGAAGGTGGGGGGACAATGGATTCGTCAGGGCAGGACGTCAAGAAGCACGGCCAGTCTATCGACCAAGTTTCCAGGACACTGGTGCCAGTACATCATCCCGAGAGCCCAAGAAGGAGGCTGCTGCAAAAAGTACAACTGGACGACGAGCAAAAAGGGCACTTAAACGTGAAGCAGCCGATAAAGCTGCTGCAGCAAAGCATCAGCAGCGTCTGGTGAGGTTGGGTCGGACGTGA